In Lactuca sativa cultivar Salinas chromosome 5, Lsat_Salinas_v11, whole genome shotgun sequence, the DNA window TTTTAGTCTTAGATTGGTTGCGAGGCATAGCTTTGGATACAATGGACCCATAATAAGGTATGGCCACCAATTCTCATCAATCAATTCCAGTAATTAAACTAGATGTTCTAGTCTTGGTTGTCTTCATTCTGAATTGAAAAGTGAGATTGATAACTTATCAAATAAGAACAAAAACGACTCCGATAGTTCCAATTACATGCTTTTGATTGTGATGCCATGAAATTAACATAATAATGTGAAGATTTTTGTAGCATATATACTAAATCTAACAGATTGATTGTAACTTCAGATACCCGGATGATCAATTTGATCGTTATTGGGAGCCATATGGTGAAAACAATCCAACATCTTCAAGAGGAGAAAACGTATCCATTACTGGTTTCTGGAACCTCCCTCCACGGAAAGTGTTCGAGACACAGTTCACAGTCGGCCAACCACAACCCTTGGAGCTTCAATGGCCTCTTTCACCTCTCCAGCTCTCGACCTACTACATCGCTCTCTACTTTGCAGATGACACCgggacttctagggttttcaacatCACCATTAACGGTATTACATATTATAGTGATCTAAAGGTTCCTCAAACAGGCGTCGCTTTGTTTGCTAACCAATGGCGACTTTCTGGTCCTACAAAGATCATACTAACTCCTGCTCCTGGTTCTACTCTTGCCCCTTTGATTAACGGTGGAGAAATCTTTGAAGTGCTACGATTTGGTGGAAGAACTCAAACGCGAGATGGTCTGGTTCTTTGCCCTAATCTCATTATCTTCTTGGCATACTGCTGaaagaataaaaattaattttaatttcttgttttgtAGTGATTGGATTGAAGAGTTTGAAGGACGGATTTCAAAATCCTCCATTTGATTGGAATGGCGATCCCTGTTTACCCCGGGAAAACGCATGGACTGGAATTTCATGCTCTAATGGATCTAATGTTCGTGTGATTGGAATGTAAGTACATCACAATCATTATAGATTCTATTCATAATAAGTCAATAACAACATGTAATCTGTAAAATCGTGTAGTTTGACTcctttctttctctttctttgcAGAAACCTTACAAGCATGAACCTTTCCGGATCTCTTTCTCCCAACATTGTAAACTTGACTGCGTTAAATGACTTGTAAGCCCTTCATGTATTTATAAAAATCCTCCCCTATTTCTAAATTAAAAGACCAATATCCTAAACGTACGagtttaattttataattttataattttggtTATGGCAGATGGCTTGGAAACAATAGCCTATCGGGATCTATTCCTGATTTTAGTACCTTGAAGATGTTAAAAACCATGTAAGTTTTTGCAAGACACTCTTCGATATTTTTAGGTTTAGGTTTTTTAATGTCAACCAGACAAGAAGTATGCAAGAGTTAAAATCAATCAATGTCTTAGAGTATTATTGGTGTTATTTTAGATCAGTCACAAGTTACATTTGAACGTAAAATCATGATGAAAAGTACAAGTACATTATTAGATGGGTTTAGCGTGAATATATGAGAAAATTGATTGATATTGAGAAGGGttgaagttaaaaaaaaaaatggagCCCATTATAATCATTCATCGAATATATCCATATGGTACATATGAAtgggtttttattttttttaccctTTTTTCTCTTTGAAACAGACATTTGGAGGACAATCATCTCAATGGACCGATCCCCTCGTCTTTGGAAAATATTGACAGGCTGCGTGAACTGTAAGTTTATCTCTTATAGTACTACAATCCGTATGAAGTTAATGTTACATCAATTTGCTTTTCTTGTGGGTCATATTACAATCGTCTTCTTTTGtgctttttattttttaacaacTGATTTATTTAATGTTAATTGTTtctaatatatgtttattttaggttcttggaaaataataatttcagTGGTCAAGTTCCACGCGGACTCACAACGAAACCCGGATTGAATTTCAGGTATAGTTTTCGGATACCGGGTTAAAATTTAACATGTTAGTTCGGTTGCATGGAATGATATTTTAAAGGAATAAAATGAAAAAGAACAGAATATAAACAAGATAACGAAAAGTATTATTAGATTCTAAGATCATGTTTAGTTTGTAATGACGACTTACAAGTTGTCATATTATAATATAGTTGTTTGATTCAATTTTATACGAGTATACCCTATTTACTAAAAGGGTTAGTATAGTATAATAAATAGACAATGATTTATTTACTTTTTCTATATATATCAAAACACTATTAC includes these proteins:
- the LOC111890749 gene encoding probable LRR receptor-like serine/threonine-protein kinase At1g67720, producing MLLYLFPLLLTLSLIPFSLSQPPRALLIDCGATVASVIDNRQWVPDTAYISTGTSKHLTQTNLSHTLSTLRSFPLLDNNSRRRKFCYVVPVYRTAKYLVRTTYYYGGVNNQASPPVFDQIVDGTFWSVVNTTEDYANRSASYYEGVFRAGGKSMSLCLASNTYTESDPFISALEFVLLADSLYNSTDFGNFSLRLVARHSFGYNGPIIRYPDDQFDRYWEPYGENNPTSSRGENVSITGFWNLPPRKVFETQFTVGQPQPLELQWPLSPLQLSTYYIALYFADDTGTSRVFNITINGITYYSDLKVPQTGVALFANQWRLSGPTKIILTPAPGSTLAPLINGGEIFEVLRFGGRTQTRDVIGLKSLKDGFQNPPFDWNGDPCLPRENAWTGISCSNGSNVRVIGINLTSMNLSGSLSPNIVNLTALNDLWLGNNSLSGSIPDFSTLKMLKTIHLEDNHLNGPIPSSLENIDRLRELFLENNNFSGQVPRGLTTKPGLNFRFLPGNQLLVPPIA